One segment of Alnus glutinosa chromosome 2, dhAlnGlut1.1, whole genome shotgun sequence DNA contains the following:
- the LOC133861325 gene encoding PLASMODESMATA CALLOSE-BINDING PROTEIN 5-like, translating into MAKAFGFFISLLLFLSLFTLPLSRASVPVSRAQSGVVGTELWCVAKNNADDAALQTALDWACGPGATDCGPIQQGGPCYDPTDLQTTASFAFNDYYLKHGMTDDSCFFDNTAAITSLNPSHDKCKFPSSLASASNGSFSGSSTGAGFGPSEDISGCTGNAQLWFWTVIIAQMFLMIPQIIISQR; encoded by the exons ATGGCGAAGGCCTTTGGCTTCTTCATCTCTCTCTTGCTTTTCCTGTCCCTCTTCACGCTCCCACTCTCGCGCGCGTCGGTGCCGGTGTCGAGGGCCCAGAGCGGCGTCGTGGGGACGGAGCTGTGGTGCGTGGCGAAGAATAACGCGGACGACGCGGCTCTGCAGACCGCTCTGGACTGGGCATGCGGGCCCGGGGCCACCGACTGCGGCCCAATCCAGCAAGGCGGTCCCTGCTACGACCCCACCGACCTCCAGACTACGGCGTCTTTTGCCTTCAACGACTACTACTTGAAGCACGGCATGACCGACGACAGTTGCTTCTTCGACAACACTGCCGCTATCACTTCTTTGAACCCTA GTCATGATAAGTGCAAATTCCCATCCAG CTTGGCGTCGGCGAGCAACGGAAGCTTTTCCGGTTCATCAACAGGAGCGGGATTCGGACCAAGTGAAGACATAAGCGGCTGCACTGGCAATGCTCAGCTATGGTTTTGGACTGTAATTATTGCTCAAATGTTTCTTATGATTCCACAGATTATTATTTCACAACGGTAG
- the LOC133860285 gene encoding uncharacterized protein LOC133860285, producing the protein MVQDTKEKIALIRKQMLTAQSRQKSYADKHRRKLEFEVGDLVYLKVSPMWGVWRFGNKGKLSPRYVAPFQVSKRVSPLAYKVKMPPSLAGINYAFHVSPLRNCVHGPSHVIGYESLDIQPNLTYEELPVQVLDHKEHQLRTKTIPLVKFLWRNHSIEEASWELEQEMQKRFPHLFE; encoded by the coding sequence ATGGTGCAAGACACAAAAGAGAAGATTGCACTCATCCGGAAGCAAATGCTCACTGCCCAAAGCCGACAAAAAAGTTATGCGGATAAGCATCGCCGCAAACTTGAGTTCGAAGTTGGAGACCTTGTGTACCTCAAGGTATCGCCAATGTGGGGTGTATGGCGTTTTGGCAATAAGGGCAAGCTAAGTCCAAGGTATGTTGCACCCTTCCAAGTATCAAAGCGAGTAAGCCCTCTTGCGTACAAGGTAAAAATGCCTCCTAGCTTGGCAGGCATCAACTACGCCTTCCACGTCTCTCCATTGCGAAATTGTGTTCACGGTCCCTCACATGTGATAGGCTACGAGAGTCTTGATATTCAACCAAACTTGACATATGAAGAGCTGCCCGTGCAAGTGTTGGATCACAAGGAACACCAACTAAGGACCAAAACCATCCCATTAGTGAAGTTTCTATGGCGGAACCACAGCATAGAAGAAGCCTCGTGGGAGCTTGAGCAAGAGATGCAGAAGCGATTTCCTCATCTATTCGAGTAA
- the LOC133861240 gene encoding E3 ubiquitin-protein ligase ATL41-like gives MSSYPNFDHDPHGNDDNDWFNRRNVYDLNSKIMLTAIISLSVVVVVVIALHLYARCVLRRQARRRAALLQLGLTVAHARSGEQPNRGLDPAVIASLPVFVFKGEDDATATSTTECAVCLSMIENEEMARLLPNCKHVFHAECVDKWLGSHSTCPICRTEAQPLVRPEPREAPAGPTGGTAPTAPPQMFSGLSSMEGTSAGATQSSEKVSGSSLRLNSFRRILTGERASTRVHSRDEDDVIQDLERQ, from the coding sequence ATGTCCTCCTACCCTAACTTCGATCACGATCCCCATGGAAACGACGACAATGACTGGTTCAATCGTCGGAACGTATATGATTTAAATAGCAAGATCATGCTCACTGCAATCATATCATTGTCGGTGGTGGTCGTAGTAGTTATTGCCTTACACTTATACGCAAGGTGTGTCCTACGGCGCCAGGCTCGTCGCCGAGCTGCTCTACTTCAACTGGGGTTGACCGTAGCTCATGCCCGCTCCGGCGAGCAACCCAACAGAGGGCTTGATCCGGCGGTCATCGCGTCGTTACCCGTGTTTGTTTTCAAGGGTGAGGACGATGCCACCGCCACGTCGACTACGGAGTGCGCGGTGTGTCTGAGCATGATAGAGAATGAAGAGATGGCGAGGTTGCTTCCAAACTGTAAGCACGTTTTCCACGCGGAGTGCGTAGATAAGTGGTTGGGTTCGCACTCTACGTGTCCTATTTGTCGAACCGAGGCTCAGCCACTGGTTCGGCCCGAGCCCCGTGAGGCGCCAGCCGGTCCAACCGGCGGTACTGCACCCACAGCTCCACCCCAAATGTTTTCCGGACTGTCAAGCATGGAAGGAACATCGGCCGGTGCTACCCAATCCTCAGAAAAGGTTAGTGGTTCAAGCTTGCGATTAAACTCGTTCAGAAGGATTCTTACTGGGGAAAGAGCATCAACAAGAGTTCATTCTCGTGACGAAGACGACGTTATACAAGATTTAGAGAGACAAtga